The stretch of DNA TTGTTTAAAGTGGGGCTTTCTTGTAAGTTGTTCACCTGGTGATGTCTTTACAATATGTCACAATAGGCAAGTGTCCATGTATGAGTCAGAAGACAAAGCCATGTGAAGACTCAAACACTTGTGTTTCCTTGAAAATACCAAACGATCCCAATTCTCTATATATACATGCACATTCTCTATTAACAAAATCATTTGTGCTCTAAAATGAAAACTCTGGAAAGAAAGGTTAACATGGGATTTGAGGTCACTATCTAATAGGTAGGTTTGCTCTCTATGTTGAAGAAGATCATAAGAATAGTTATATAACTAACAATAGCAGCACTAAAGAAGATTTAGAAATCAAGTTCTTGATATCCAATATTGAGCTTCTGATCTTAGTATAGAATAAGAAAATGGCTATGCCAGAGTCTAGAAGAGAAAATGATTTCAATCAAATAATCCATTCAAGGAAAAGAAATGCAATATAATTCATTTGTATCATTTTTAAAAACATTTCCTTTTGGTGTGTTGTGTATGTATTCCTTTGTTTAAATGAATAGTGAACACTAAAGAGTCAAGTAATTGGATGCATGGGGTCTATCTAGAAAGAAGCTTAGTCCTTGAACAATCACATGGTATTGTCTTTCAAATTAAAGGAGGCTAACAAATAAAGGTGGAAACTAGTATATGATGAGGTAATTCATCATACATGACAATGGTTTTTCTTTGTTGCAAATCTTATTGCTCAAGTGGGTTCTATTGatgttttttttccttttgttaATGGTTAGAATGATCACATGTATAAAGTGTTAATTACAACCAAACTCTCAtatatgacttggaagacagaGCCATGTGAAATTCAAATGCATATGTCTCTTGCAAATTTGTCAAAGCTGCCCAAATGTATTTAGAACCACTTATTTGGGTGCCTTTGATATACATTCTAACAGTCCATTCATCTATATAAGGGTACATAACCACATAGCCAAATCAACAACTCCTCACATTCTCTACTACAAAATATTGTTGTGAACTCAAATACTTCTATCAAAGAAAATTTACACAAAGGAAGATCAACATGGCATTTGGATTGACTCGTTTTGTTCAGGGTAAGAAGGCTCTTCGAAGATCGCTTTCAGGCATCAAAGAAGCAACTTTGAAGTCTTCAACCATTCCAAAAGGCTATTTTGCGGTCTATGTTGGAGAAGATCAGAATAAGCGACATGTAGTCCCTCTTTCGTACCTAAATGAGCCTTCATTTCAAGACTTGCTAAGTATGGCTGAAGAAGAATTCGGATATGAGCATCCAATGGGTGGACTCACAATTCCTTGCAGTGAAGACTTCTTTAATGATATCACATCTCAATTGAACTGATGATGTTATTTTTAGTACTAACATAGATTCATAGAAAACAATTTTGTAGTTCATATACTTTTACCCTTTATCTTAGAAAAGAAAGGGAATTTTTTTGAGTAGTTGAGAAACTAATAAATAGAAATTACTCATTTGATTAACACTTGTTGTGTTTTTGGTGGTTGAATTCCATGTTTCTTGCTGCTATTTCTTTTTCTAACCATGTGTCTGGCCTTTGTTTGAGAAAATTTTAGAATCAACTAAGACAATAATATTACAAATATCACTAATAATGACTTGATATATACTAACTCAAGTATCTATACATATCACCATTGACATATACAACTATTTAGTTAAAGTTTCATAAGTAGAATGTAATAAGCCCTAAAGAAACAAATCACAAGGCAGAGAAGCAGCTTGTACCAAAAATAAAGAGACAACTTTGTCAAAGAGTGAACCAAAATTTGTTCTCTGTTTAGTCCAAATGATCTGATGATATAATAACTTCTAAACCATACAAAAGAAATGTGGACCAAGAGCATGGACAAGTTCAATTTAGGAGAGAAAAAAGTGTTCCAATCCAATAAAATTCATGGAAAGAAATTTGCTATATATTTCTTTGGAATCATTCTTGGGAACATAGTGTAATATTTCAAGGTCTACATATACTCATGATTAAGCACAAGGTCGGTTCTGGGCTAAGGCGTGCTAGGTCAGTGCCTAGGGGCTAAGGTCGATGAAAGCATCTTCTTTGCATGGAATTGTTAGAGCTCCCATTGAATGATCAaaaccaaattcttcttcagcTTGACTCAACAATTCTTGGATGGAAGGCTGGTTCAAGTATGATGACATAGGAATATTTTGTACTTAAAAAGATTTTTTAATGAAAGCTAAATACATGGGATGGTAGTAGTGAAAGTGATCCTATAACTTCCGAATTCTGAGATGTGCCATTGTATATGATCACATCTCTCTATTTTGCTTATTCTCCAAGGATGAAGCATTATGCCACATGAGCAAactttaaggaaaaaaaaaagaagttaacCAAGTTCAACGACAATCCCAATAATTGTGGGATATTTTTCTATAAGTGTGAGATCTTTTcttagatttttatttatttacatttattattcattattttttaatgagaaatactattttggactctctgttttacaaaaattactaattttgttaaatgacaaaatggaccctgtattttctaaaatagtacaaataggaccctgaattaattttttgtcaaaataaagtttaattataatgcgatctaaaagtgttatgacaaaactgtttacatttttttgtatctgttcgtattaagcattgtcttcaagttggttgtattaaaaaaaaagttgttaaaaattaagctcagggtcctatttttactattttagaaaatacagggtctattttgtcatttaacaaaacacagggtctaatctgtaacttttacaaaacacagagtccaaaataatatttaccctacGGAAGTTGAGTGAGAAACCCCAACTTGTGGGGAGTTACTACCAACCTCTAGgcctatatatataatgataggCTAGGGTTTGGGGACCACTTACTAGAGGGCTTTTGAGATCGCTTCCTAATCACCTTTTGACCTCTTGAGATCTCTATTCTTTATCCCTTTCTTACATTTTGGGTTCTTCGTACTTGGACGACACCATCTTCATAATCCAGTCACCATTGACTCTTCAAACACTATTCTACCAAGAATAAATGACCACCCTTTATTCTTCAAACATTGATCACCACCACCCTTGTTATCATGTTTATGAGTATTTGGTCACCCATGCGCCTTTGGTTCGCTGTTCCCAATTGTATTGTTTTCCACACTCTTGAGAACATAACTCTAGTGTGTTGAATTGAATTATTAATAAAAGACAAAGTAGACGTAGCCTCATTACCATCGCGACATGagggtgaactactataaatcttAGTGTCACCTTTATTTTTTGTAGTtttaatttgttaaaatttttcatTGTAGTCCTATGATTTTTTACAATCTTAAATCAGTTGACAAAAACCCATGTCAACAACATATGTACTTTAAGTATGACATGACAAcctaaaatctaattactcatccaaatataataaaaatactaattaattagttCAATTAGATATTtgattgtattagatttttttacACCTCATCCAACATCCGACCCGTTCCAATTTTATAATTGAAAATAACATCCGATCTGATCGGATCATAATTTCATTTCTAATATTTAGTGGTCGGTCGTCATAGGATCAATCATTTGTAATTAGATTGAATCATCTTATGCACACCTTTACATGCATATTTGGCACACAAAATGCCATAATATATTGAACTTTATAATTTTCTCGtaataaattttcttttttttttttgagaaaaaggtCTCAACCGCCAAACACCAAGAGCAACAAGCACTCTACCATGGTGAGGGCGATGATTTATTCAAGTATAGCATCTGctattattaattctaaatacAAGTAGGATTTTCTAGCCGCCAAATTACACTTTTTACTGTTGTCAAAGCAAGTTTGGCCAAAGTATGGGCAACACCATTACAAGATCTATTACAATGCACAAAACTAACATCTTGAAGCCTATTACAAAGACCAATAATATCATCTAAAACTAGACCCAAAGAAGTAATAATAGaaacattattttttagtttaatcaCAATATTCAAGCAGTCAGactcaataataatattttcatacccAAAAGAGATGCATTGAATTAATGTGTTGCGGATAGCCAAAGCTTGAGCCACTTCACGAACAAAACAACCATCCAAATGCCAACTTACTTTAGCGATTTCCAACTAATCACAAATCACCATACCCAAGCCACTACAATTGCTCAAAGAACTAATACTGCCATCTATATTGATTGAGAAAACCAAGCGGGGGAGGTTTCCATTTCGAAACTACCTAAAGAGAGGGTGTCCGAGACCTGACCCACCATCAGAGACATCCACCGCCGACTGATAGGTGGATGGAGAAGTCGTCGAAGCCTATTTCTTATGAAATGTCCCAAGGTAATCACGGCCCAATGCTAAGTGAGCACAAGAGACAATTCAACATTATTATGGACTATTTTATTACTTTGATATTTTCTTGTAATAAGTTAATTTATTAGTATGTATGTGGAATATAATTGTTTTTCTCGATCAATATGGaaatttaaagattaaaaaaataaaaaatgatgtaAGTGAtaaataggttttttttttttgtctaaaaAATTATAGTAATCCACACgttttatatttatactttAATCACCTGATCCAATGAGAGATGTAAAAATTGTGTTATATTTggcacaaaaaataattttgtggtaaatttacacttaaatttggTTTTGTGCTCCAATGcacaattataaaattttgatgtaaaatttaatatctaattaattttttattaaaaaaaataaaatctaataactttatgatcaattttattattattttaatatgtgagaCAATAAAAAATaggttaattagtaatttttccccctgaactttgacatgtactaaatcgtgccccctgaacttttttggccgttaaaaattccccctaaactattgagattgttaaatttatggacttttgtctaattttagtaaaaaagttctaacatggatgaaagttcaagagacatgatttagtacatatcaaagtttgaggggcatgatttggtagatatcaaagtctggggagtatggtttagtacataaacagtcactgaaacagtcaaattgaatgaaattagacaaaagtccttaaatttaacaatctcaatagttcgaggggaatttttaacggtcaaaaaagttcagggggcacaatttagtacatgtcaaagttcaagaagaaaaattactaattagcctaaaaaatgatataaatgtttcataatttaatgtgatagttaaatatactaataaaataatagaaattatataaatgtaaaTGAAAAAGTAGTGCATTTATTGTGGTGTAAATTTGACATAATAGCAAACGTTGTGCCATATTTGGCACAAAATTTGCTATGTGCCAAATTTACATCACTTTTTGGCATACCATTAGAGCACACTTTTTATTAAATGAGCTATATTTTAACTTTTCACCACTTATTTACACttccattggagatgctctagCCAAACTTAATAATTGCAATAATAATAGTCATAGTGCATGGTTCGTACATATTATAGCTACTTGAAGagagaattaaattaatattgaaGAAAATACGgtttttgttaatttgttgttgattttttgttatcagtatgttattttttattgttattttaatattatttagatgttatttttatgttacttttatgtaattttcttgctgttttcgtgttgtttttatggaaaatcataaaaatgtaaaaaaaattctttaaacgtaaaaatataatttttttttataaaaaatggtCCCTTAtataattatctcatttataTTTGCTAAAATACACAATCatcctaaaatattattttttctctcaTCCACATAAGATTTATcacttttttcttaaaaaaaaaatactccaaTGGTTGACAAATTTAAAAGTTGCACACCATTATTCCACATCACattaagtcaatgattttttaggTAAAAAATATAGTTACGATCATTCAATCCAAGAACTATTGCTGAAAAGTTCACACCATAATCTTCCAAGTTAACCTTAATACTCAAGAATAGAGTGGGCTATTAGATTCTATAGGATGAGTATCTTTATGTATTACAGTGTATTCTCTACTCATGAGACACTATAATTGAGATAGGGTTGATCACAATCTCACACCACACTATACAGTGTGTGGCGTGTGAGactaggagagagagagagagagagagagagagagagagagagagagtgttatattatttaatataatataatatgtagattaaataattaagtgtgacaAAGTATTAATCTTGTCAAATTGTAACATACATTATGGAGTTACAAAATTTGTGTAGAATGATCTCAAAATAGGAGTTGCAAATCCTTTAAATTGATGATCACTTGAATATGTAACTCTCATCTCTTTTTTCactcttaaattagtaaaagatgttactaattgtttatgaatgtgaatgaatgatagttattgaaaatattgttgttggagacttgatttattcatttataaggtGTATAAATTGTTCAAAATCAAGTGTGAATGATTTGGAACACTTTGGAAAAGAATTGGCCAAAGCTGAAAAAatggtaactagtaactagttactgtttTTTCAGCATATTATTGCCCACGTTTTTGAAAGTTTGAGAGCCTTTGTAACAGCCCAAAACTCCTCCAAATCACccaattaataacataaatgcCCAATTTATGATTGGTAACATCCAAGGGCTTTATGGTGATCATTCATGTTCATATGAGAGTGAAAACTCTATAAATAGAGGCCATATTGTTCACTTGCATAAGAAGTGGTTGAAACCATTTGTTGTGGTTAGAACCTTGTGAGGATATGCTCATCCTTAGACACTAGGCTGAGCATATGAGGCTTGATAAATCCTTAAGAGCATTTCTAGAGTTTCCCTAAGTGTCCATATGAGGGAGGAAATGACTTTTAGGACAAAGGTCCTTGAGCCTTGGTCAAGCTTTTTGTGTGTTATATCCTTCTTCTTTTCTAGATTTCTTGTAATCTTGATgaaatacttttatttgtattttgagtaTTTTGATTGTAATCCTCCTATTCTCTCTTGTAATGAGAATTTTTCCAACAATCTAAAAGTCATTTATGTGGCATATTCTTCTTTCTAAAAGACATGCCATGGAGGTCAAACaatcaaagaaaattatccatGAGGGAGAGCATCAATCAAGATCATGAGAAGAAAAATAATGTGGTAAGAGATTCAAGCCATCCATGGGTAAGCATGATGGATTTATTTTGTgatatcttatttatttaatagtaatatatattaacatattCATATGATGAGATATGATATTTTGGTATAAAGTTTTTACATGTTAATGTATATGAtatgtgtatattatattattatatatagtgatatataatattataattgagattataacatattattatgtatatatgtgagagagatatatatatcatataatatgtGACATATGTGagttatatgtatattatatgatgagcatgagatataattacatatatatatatatatttgtgagaataaatatgtagaaatagtgatttctatatacatgcatacatgatatatatattgtgtatatgcatattaatgtatttgtatgttaatatatatgatatgtaacatatatatatatatttaattgtgaaattaatattgatattttgtatatgttatttatgatagtatggtaacatatatacaatattaatcaatataaaattatttgagagttataattttatgggagttatatattaattttgtgtattaatatatgtatataaattatcatattaatatatgtacTATATGGTATGATAATGGAGatgatgataaaaaaaaaagtgtgttcATTCTATCATTATTATTGTGAAACTATATTATGATTAAAGATAGTTACTTGGAAATGAAGTTCCATTTTGGTGATAATCatctcattttatgagataaGAAAAAGTGAACTATGTGAGTTACACTTTTTTGTGTTTGTTCATTTCATAGCAAGAGCATAGTGATCAAAGTGGATCTATATTGTGAAATGAGCTCATACAATTGGAAGGACAATTTTAGACTCAAAGAAAGTGGATCATTGTGGATTCAAATAATGAgataaaagattataaaattggagaagcaattttgaatcttaaaaagtaaagtggtgaaataaaattgatgagaagtaattttgttaactttggactaatctcaatgaggagataACCATAAAATTGAAGAAGCAATTTTATCATTATGTGAATTTTGTGTTATCTATTAACAaattttaagtataattttgttaataaaggACAAATAATGgataaaataattctattaattTGTAAGTGGTATTTGGAGAGATTATCATGTGATATCGAAGTTCATGATAATTTTGAGTGCACATTATTTTGAAAGATAATGTGTagagaacaaaataaaataaagagattTATTTTAAAGTGATATGTGGTATTTTAACTTTATGGTTAAATGTGGGGGTGAGATTTGAGTTTAATCAAATTTATTgagaaattattgattatatatatgtggttttgaatttaatattctaaattaatattttgctatgtgcatatgtgaaattttgacatatttagtgtcaaaatttggtggtaataatttcaagaaggaaattaaatttaagatagTGGGGGTGCATACTCCAATATGAGAAGTTTAGACATATTGAGTgtctaaaactaaaaatgtatatatttgagaTATATGCTTGATGTCTTAAATATAGTATAACTTTGACATGTTTGATGTATAAAGTTAAGTGTGTAATTTAGACAAGCTTGGTGtctaaattaatgtttaattttgatatgcttgatatcaaaattattgagaatttgagttgtgtgaaaattaatcttttatgattgaattttcaaagcttaagtacttaaggagaaaagtggtcacaaagtgaacactatatatTTGGCTAGCATGATTCGTTTGGAATCAAAAGTGTGAGgttaacaaatcgcttaatcttcatacaagattaaagcatgaatttcgagggatgggacctaaactcccttagcaATTTGCTcgttgatggtaacctatcttaacactagtaaaaatctagttttaagttcaataggtaataacaaatcaatagagtgaatgtggtactcaattgtcccatctatggatgagtacatgtggtgaaaattgagggttaaaactgaaagattttttaatggagcttaagcttaagaaaactcacttaagcttaagaaagtgTAAGTAttgtgagacactaaaactccacctatatggactaggggtggtgccgcctcttatgagaattgggaattATTCTCTAGAAAGTCCATGAATTGGATTtgtgcacatggccattaacggtgcaaaagCAATCCATAAGGTTCTTGAGTGAACATAGCAaatgtgtgtgtgttatcaccggtttgttatcaagaaatagtggttcaatgctacggcaaccaaaatttcgataaactttgtggtaattacactaaggtaaaattcaagtcgaaagacattttacacTATGCACAAATGCAATGGTTTCTATTAGAGTGAAGTTATTTAATCAAGTGGGGGAATATTATATTACTCCATAATATAatgtttgattgattaaataaaatgttGTGTTACAAAATTATTTGATGAGATATTacttaatctagtgggggaatgttatattatttaatataatataatatgtagattaaataattaagtgtgacaAAGTATTAATCTTGTCAAATTGTAACATACATTATGGAGTTACAAAATTTGTGTAGAATGATCTCAAAATAGGAGTTGCAAATCCTTTAAATTGATGATCACTTGAATATGTAACTCTCATCTCTTTTTTCactcttaaattagtaaaagatgttactaattgtttatgaatgtgaatgaatgatagttattgaaaatattgttgttggagacttgatttattcatttataaggtGTATAAATTGTTCAAAATCAAGTGTGAATGATTTGGAACACTTTGGAAAAGAATTGGCCAAAGCTGAAAAAatggtaactagtaactagttactgtttTTTCAGCATATTATTGCCCACGTTTTTGAAAGTTTGAGAGCCTTTGTAACAGCCCAAAACTCCTCCAAATCACccaattaataacataaatgcCCAATTTATGATTGGTAACATCCAAGGGCTTTATGGTGATCATTCATGTTCATATGAGAGTGAAAACTCTATAAATAGAGGCCATATTGTTCACTTGCATAAGAAGTGGTTGAAACCATTTGTTGTGGTTAGAACCTTGTGAGGATATGCTCATCCTTAGACACTAGGCTGAGCATATGAGGCTTGATAAATCCTTAAGAGCATTTCTAGAGTTTCCCTAAGTGTCCATATGAGGGAGGAAATGACTTTTAGGACAAAGGTCCTTGAGCCTTGGTCAAGCTTTTTGTGTGTTATATCCTTCTTCTTTTCTAGATTTCTTGTAATCTTGATgaaatacttttatttgtattttgagtattttgattgtaatcctcctattctctcttgtaatgagaatttttccaacagagagagagagagagagagagagagagagagagagagaaagagagagagagggagtgaaAAATCAATTCCTAATTTCTCTCTGCTTGTTACGCTCTTTTCtcgttaaataaattaaataaattatctaagtatatatttaattcaataattaaaagataattaattaattaattaatttaaattattataactaataaaataatcatataaaattAGCATGAATCTTTATATGTCACCCTACATGTGTGGGCTAAACCTACACGTGTGGGTCATATTTTaagattgaaaattaatttatcaattttaccataaataaaatttattatttattctgccaataaataataattaattaattctcattaatcttttatttcacaaggattaaaataaatattattttttctaaaataatatatatatctgttcaatattatttaagaataatattatatttaactaattaatatagttaatctaataaaactaa from Cannabis sativa cultivar Pink pepper isolate KNU-18-1 chromosome 2, ASM2916894v1, whole genome shotgun sequence encodes:
- the LOC115721009 gene encoding auxin-induced protein 15A-like encodes the protein MAFGLTRFVQGKKALRRSLSGIKEATLKSSTIPKGYFAVYVGEDQNKRHVVPLSYLNEPSFQDLLSMAEEEFGYEHPMGGLTIPCSEDFFNDITSQLN